One Neorhodopirellula lusitana genomic window carries:
- a CDS encoding DUF1598 domain-containing protein translates to MKSPGPNRMQSLFGLRSFVILVACAIAWPAGAQSPESIPTEAFSGVPNENNAGAGGGSMADFDSLMTLIQQTVEPDTWEALGGVGTMAPYPAGVLVDADGLLREATSQEIAGSDALDSKHADAIARMLSPEAASPKLDSAEDLDWRSPAPIRCVSIRRMMQAYAAATMAGRPLDQDDALVAMAGLSKVAVVVVTPDDFILAGTVGGFENVGGWTVDAKNGLPTMRLSGLAVGLTAARSGNAYGCTIDPSTEGLQAAASLGQRIVSGEVPMVTAADALASALGRQDIRVFGTSADHEVAYLMVEADRHMKRLALGDEPMPVGVRNYLLSIAATGDGTPPSDLLLRLWFTSHALRMRTSDVESTQVIQLAGTPLQLSGQNELALKSGQRGNVVIDPATLAFVDHFNQNWESIRRAYPIYGALESLYSSTAIAELWTRRSPSNDHAILQRALMYFAAEQANQLIAPKQVDSIAVFHRYKRGRKRHQVLLASGGVKIQAADLLPKSSPDYPGLKSLAKIAEQRPDDRWWWNARGVGIE, encoded by the coding sequence ATGAAATCGCCTGGACCCAATCGAATGCAATCGCTCTTTGGACTGCGTTCCTTCGTCATCTTGGTCGCGTGTGCGATCGCATGGCCCGCTGGGGCTCAATCGCCTGAGTCCATCCCCACCGAAGCGTTCAGTGGAGTCCCGAACGAGAATAACGCCGGAGCTGGTGGAGGATCGATGGCGGACTTCGATTCGTTGATGACTTTGATCCAGCAGACCGTTGAGCCGGACACGTGGGAAGCTTTGGGCGGCGTCGGCACCATGGCACCTTATCCTGCTGGGGTGTTGGTTGATGCTGATGGTTTGTTGCGTGAAGCGACGTCCCAAGAGATCGCAGGTAGCGACGCGTTGGACTCCAAACACGCTGATGCGATCGCACGCATGCTTTCCCCCGAAGCAGCCTCGCCCAAACTGGATTCTGCCGAGGACCTGGATTGGCGGTCCCCCGCTCCGATTCGCTGCGTTTCAATTCGACGAATGATGCAGGCCTATGCCGCGGCAACGATGGCAGGTCGGCCACTGGATCAGGATGATGCCCTGGTCGCGATGGCGGGGCTATCGAAAGTTGCGGTCGTGGTCGTCACCCCAGACGATTTCATCCTGGCCGGAACGGTGGGCGGTTTTGAGAATGTAGGTGGCTGGACTGTCGACGCAAAGAATGGTTTACCCACAATGCGTTTGTCTGGACTCGCCGTCGGCTTGACCGCCGCTCGCTCAGGAAACGCGTACGGCTGCACGATCGATCCAAGCACCGAAGGTTTGCAAGCCGCAGCATCGCTTGGACAACGCATTGTCTCGGGTGAAGTGCCAATGGTGACGGCGGCCGACGCCCTGGCCTCGGCACTGGGGCGACAAGACATCCGCGTGTTTGGGACCTCCGCCGATCATGAAGTTGCCTACTTAATGGTCGAAGCGGATCGACACATGAAACGTCTTGCGCTGGGTGACGAACCGATGCCCGTTGGCGTTCGCAACTACTTGTTGTCGATTGCCGCAACCGGCGACGGCACGCCACCGTCAGACCTACTGCTGCGGCTTTGGTTTACCTCGCATGCATTGCGAATGCGGACTTCCGATGTGGAAAGCACTCAAGTAATTCAATTGGCGGGGACCCCACTACAGCTAAGCGGCCAGAATGAACTGGCTCTCAAGAGCGGCCAACGTGGCAACGTGGTGATCGATCCCGCGACACTGGCCTTTGTCGACCATTTCAATCAGAACTGGGAAAGCATCCGTCGTGCCTATCCCATTTACGGTGCGCTGGAGTCATTGTATTCCTCGACCGCGATCGCCGAACTGTGGACACGGCGGTCGCCCAGCAACGATCATGCAATCTTGCAGCGGGCGTTGATGTACTTCGCCGCCGAACAAGCCAATCAGCTGATCGCCCCCAAACAAGTTGATTCCATCGCAGTATTCCATCGGTACAAGCGAGGCCGAAAGCGGCATCAGGTCTTGCTAGCCAGCGGCGGGGTCAAAATTCAGGCAGCCGATTTACTGCCAAAGTCGAGCCCTGACTACCCCGGCCTGAAGTCGCTAGCCAAGATTGCTGAACAGCGACCGGATGACCGGTGGTGGTGGAACGCGCGCGGTGTCGGTATCGAGTAG